The DNA window CACGGCATGATCGCGATGGCGAACAACCCCGATCAGTGGGAGCTCTTCAAGAAGGAGCGCCCGGTGACCACGGCCGACGAGATCATCCGGTGGGCCACCCCGGTCTCGGCCTTCCAGCGCACCGCCAACGAGGACACCGAGCTGGGCGGCGTGCAGATCAAGAAGGGTCAGCGGGTAGTCATGTCGTACCGGTCGGCCAACTTCGACGAAGAGGTCTTCGACGACCCGCACAGCTTCAACATCCTGCGTGACCCGAACCCGCACGTCGGATTCGGCGGCACCGGGGCCCACTACTGCATCGGTGCGAACCTGGCCCGCATGACGATCAACCTGATCTTCAACGCGGTCGCCGACCACATGCCCGATCTCAGGCCGATCGGTGAGCCCGAGCGGTTGCGGTCGGGCTGGCTCAACGGCATCAAGCATTGGCAGGTCGATTACGCCGGGAAGCCCGCGGTGACGTCCTGATGGACTTCGATCTCACCGCGACGCAACAGGCCGTCGCCGATGTGGTGACGTCGGTCTCCGAGCGCGAATTGAGCTGGGACGCTTTGGTCAACGGCGGCGTGACGGCGCTGCCAGTGCCCGAACGTCTCGGCGGCGACGGCGTGGGTCTGCCCGAGGTCGCCACTGTGCTGACCGAGATCGGTCGCCACGGCGCCATCACACCGGCCCTGGCCACACTGGGTTTCGGTGTGGTGCCGCTGCTGGACCTGGCCTCCGAGGAACAACAGGACCGGTATCTGGCGGCCGTCCCCAAGGGCGGTGTGCTGACCGCGGCGCTCAACGAGCCCGGTACGGCGCTGCCCGACCGGCCCGCCACCACGTTCGCCAACGGCAAGTTGTCGGGCACCAAAGTCGGTGTGGCGTATGCCGCGTCGGCGGACTGGATGATCGTCACCGCCGACAGCGCGGTCGTCGTGGTGTCGCCGAAGGCAACCGGGGTCGGGGTGGTCCGGACCCCGACCTCGAACGACTCCGAGGAGTACACGGTCACGTTCGCCGACGTCATGATCGAAGACACGGACGTTTTGGCGGGCGCCGGGGCACCCCGGGTCAACCAGCTGGTGCTGGCCGCCATCGGCGCCTACGCCGACGGGCTGGTGGCCGGGGCGCTGCGTCTGACCGCCGACTACGTGGCCAACCGCAAGCAGTTCGGCAAGCCGCTGTCGACGTTCCAGACCGTGGCCGCCCAGCTCGCCGAGGTCTACATCGCCTCGCGCACCATCAATTTGGTGGCCAAGTCGGTCGTCTGGGGGCTGTCGGAGAGGGGCGGATCCGCCCCTCAAGTACAAGACGACCTGGACGTCCTCGGCTACTGGATCACCTCGCAGGCGCCGCCGGTGATGCAGATCTGCCATCACCTGCACGGCGGGATGGGGATGGACATCACCTATCCGATGCACCGGTACTACTCCACGATCAAGGACCTGTCCCGGCTGCTGGGCGGTTCTTCACTGCGCCTTGACCTCCTCGGAGGCCGCGACCTGGTGGGAGCGCAATGTTCATAGACCTGACTCCGGAGCAGCGGCAGCTGCAAGCGGAACTGCGGGAATACTTTTCGAACCTGATCTCGTCCGACGAGATGAAGGCGATGGAGCAGGACCGGCACAACGCGGCCTACCGCGCGGTGATCCGGCGGATGGGTCAGGACGGCAAGCTCGGCGTCGGATGGCCAAAGGAGTTCGGCGGATTGGGCTTCGGCCCGATCGAGCAGTCGATCTTCGTCAACGAGGCGCACCGGGCCGATGTGCCGCTGCCCGCGGTCACGTTGCAGACGGTCGGCCCGGTCCTGCAGCAGTTCGGCAGCGAGGCGCAGAAGGAGAAGTTCCTGCCGGCGATCCTGGCCGGGGAGGTGCACTTCGCGATCGGCTACACCGAGCCCGAGGCGGGAACCGACCTGGCGTCCCTGCGGACCACCGCCGTTCGTCAGGGCGACGAGTACATCGTCAACGGTCAGAAGATCTTCACCACCGGTGCCCATGACGCGGACTACATCTGGCTGGCCTGCCGCAC is part of the Mycobacterium mantenii genome and encodes:
- a CDS encoding acyl-CoA dehydrogenase family protein codes for the protein MDFDLTATQQAVADVVTSVSERELSWDALVNGGVTALPVPERLGGDGVGLPEVATVLTEIGRHGAITPALATLGFGVVPLLDLASEEQQDRYLAAVPKGGVLTAALNEPGTALPDRPATTFANGKLSGTKVGVAYAASADWMIVTADSAVVVVSPKATGVGVVRTPTSNDSEEYTVTFADVMIEDTDVLAGAGAPRVNQLVLAAIGAYADGLVAGALRLTADYVANRKQFGKPLSTFQTVAAQLAEVYIASRTINLVAKSVVWGLSERGGSAPQVQDDLDVLGYWITSQAPPVMQICHHLHGGMGMDITYPMHRYYSTIKDLSRLLGGSSLRLDLLGGRDLVGAQCS